In one Rutidosis leptorrhynchoides isolate AG116_Rl617_1_P2 chromosome 8, CSIRO_AGI_Rlap_v1, whole genome shotgun sequence genomic region, the following are encoded:
- the LOC139864718 gene encoding uncharacterized protein — protein MWTIDTDGRFRVKTLASTIDAQLLGSNRSSASTLRNNIIPKKIEIFAWRTRKKRLPVRIELDKRGIDLDSVRCPLCDDDLESVEHSIIFCKHALDIWERVYKWWNMGSFSSYSIEEALGDDPASHGSKFGKKFWLAVRWVSAYLIWKNRNNKVF, from the coding sequence ATGTGGACTATAGACACTGATGGTCGGTTTCGGGTTAAGACACTAGCATCCACAATTGATGCTCAGTTGCTTGGCTCAAATAGATCGTCAGCAAGCACCTTACGTAATAACATTATTCCAAAAAAGATCGAGATCTTCGCATGGCGAACACGCAAAAAAAGACTTCCAGTTCGAATAGAATTAGACAAGCGGGGGATTGACCTTGATAGTGTCCGATGCCCACTTTGTGATGACGATTTGGAATCCGTAGAACACTCGATTATTTTTTGTAAACACGCTCTCGATATTTGGGAGAGGGTGTACAAGTGGTGGAATATGGGATCCTTTTCTAGCTATAGCATTGAAGAAGCTCTTGGTGATGATCCCGCGTCGCATGGTTCCAAGTTTGGTAAAAAGTTTTGGCTAGCCGTGAGATGGGTTAGCGCATACCTTATATGGAAAAATAGAAACAACAAAGTCTTTTGA